A single Venturia canescens isolate UGA chromosome 1, ASM1945775v1, whole genome shotgun sequence DNA region contains:
- the LOC122414501 gene encoding lipid storage droplets surface-binding protein 2-like isoform X3, which yields MCSIFGCCDNMENESFEELFKIRSIDRALRIPSVSYLWDKSTKAYGKVKGANVFINWAFDTMENVVGAVIVRTLPVARLMEGPIYNLDKTLCQGLDFVEVKLPIIKEEPKEILDRTKSLVTDHLRPAVQTFMDLKEETEQRVKIIRLHTSYKVHYLRVYSWRQADKVMSTETGINILRTVDNTTVLAELMLDKYLPAAEDENYEAEEMQCCDHDNLHHTIIRLSEFGSRATRRIYFAWFEKQR from the exons ATGTGCAGCATTTTTGGTTGCTGCGACAACATGGAGAATGAATCGTTTGAAGAGTtgtttaaaatacgatctatcGACAGAGCCCTTCGAATACCGAGTGTCAGTTATCTTTGGGACAAATCAACAAAAGCTTATGGCAAGGTTAAAGGTGCTAATGTATTTATTAATTGGGCCTTTGATACAATGGAAAATGTCGTTGGCGCAGTTATTGTAAGAACTTTACCAGTTGCTCGGCTCATGGAGGGACCCATTTATAATCTTGACAAAACGCTCTGTCAGGGCTTGGATTTTGTTGAGGTTAAACTCCCCATCATCAAGGAAGAACCAAAAGAA ATTTTAGACCGTACAAAATCTTTGGTAACTGACCATCTTCGACCAGCCGTTCAGACTTTCATGGATCTGAAAGAAGAAACAGAACAGAGAGTTAAAATCATAAGACTGCATACGTCCTACAAGGTCCATTACCTCAGAGTTTATAGCTGGCGTCAGGCTGACAAAGTTATGTCTACTGAaactggaataaatattttgcgaACTGTCGATAATACAACGGTACTTGCTGAATTGATGCTTGACAAATACCTGCCGGCTGCTGAGGACGAGAATTACGAAGCTGAGG AGATGCAATGCTGCGATCATGACAATCTCCATCACACAATTATAAGACTAAGCGAATTCGGGAGCAGAGCTACACGACGTATATATTTCGCG tggtTCGAAAAACAAAGGTAA
- the LOC122414501 gene encoding lipid storage droplets surface-binding protein 2-like isoform X2, which yields MENESFEELFKIRSIDRALRIPSVSYLWDKSTKAYGKVKGANVFINWAFDTMENVVGAVIVRTLPVARLMEGPIYNLDKTLCQGLDFVEVKLPIIKEEPKEILDRTKSLVTDHLRPAVQTFMDLKEETEQRVKIIRLHTSYKVHYLRVYSWRQADKVMSTETGINILRTVDNTTVLAELMLDKYLPAAEDENYEAEEMQCCDHDNLHHTIIRLSEFGSRATRRIYFAVMDRLQHMYKIEILIVLIHVLVVIRVIKILEIPLNLILKFINDCFTAY from the exons ATGGAGAATGAATCGTTTGAAGAGTtgtttaaaatacgatctatcGACAGAGCCCTTCGAATACCGAGTGTCAGTTATCTTTGGGACAAATCAACAAAAGCTTATGGCAAGGTTAAAGGTGCTAATGTATTTATTAATTGGGCCTTTGATACAATGGAAAATGTCGTTGGCGCAGTTATTGTAAGAACTTTACCAGTTGCTCGGCTCATGGAGGGACCCATTTATAATCTTGACAAAACGCTCTGTCAGGGCTTGGATTTTGTTGAGGTTAAACTCCCCATCATCAAGGAAGAACCAAAAGAA ATTTTAGACCGTACAAAATCTTTGGTAACTGACCATCTTCGACCAGCCGTTCAGACTTTCATGGATCTGAAAGAAGAAACAGAACAGAGAGTTAAAATCATAAGACTGCATACGTCCTACAAGGTCCATTACCTCAGAGTTTATAGCTGGCGTCAGGCTGACAAAGTTATGTCTACTGAaactggaataaatattttgcgaACTGTCGATAATACAACGGTACTTGCTGAATTGATGCTTGACAAATACCTGCCGGCTGCTGAGGACGAGAATTACGAAGCTGAGG AGATGCAATGCTGCGATCATGACAATCTCCATCACACAATTATAAGACTAAGCGAATTCGGGAGCAGAGCTACACGACGTATATATTTCGCGGTAATGGATCGTTTGCAACACATGTACAAAATCGAAATACTCATTGTATTAATTCACGTACTCGTAGTAATACGAGTCATCAAGATTCTCGAAATACCACTTAATCTCATCCTTAAGTTTATCAACGACTGTTTTACGGCATACTGA
- the LOC122414501 gene encoding lipid storage droplets surface-binding protein 2-like isoform X1 — translation MCSIFGCCDNMENESFEELFKIRSIDRALRIPSVSYLWDKSTKAYGKVKGANVFINWAFDTMENVVGAVIVRTLPVARLMEGPIYNLDKTLCQGLDFVEVKLPIIKEEPKEILDRTKSLVTDHLRPAVQTFMDLKEETEQRVKIIRLHTSYKVHYLRVYSWRQADKVMSTETGINILRTVDNTTVLAELMLDKYLPAAEDENYEAEEMQCCDHDNLHHTIIRLSEFGSRATRRIYFAVMDRLQHMYKIEILIVLIHVLVVIRVIKILEIPLNLILKFINDCFTAY, via the exons ATGTGCAGCATTTTTGGTTGCTGCGACAACATGGAGAATGAATCGTTTGAAGAGTtgtttaaaatacgatctatcGACAGAGCCCTTCGAATACCGAGTGTCAGTTATCTTTGGGACAAATCAACAAAAGCTTATGGCAAGGTTAAAGGTGCTAATGTATTTATTAATTGGGCCTTTGATACAATGGAAAATGTCGTTGGCGCAGTTATTGTAAGAACTTTACCAGTTGCTCGGCTCATGGAGGGACCCATTTATAATCTTGACAAAACGCTCTGTCAGGGCTTGGATTTTGTTGAGGTTAAACTCCCCATCATCAAGGAAGAACCAAAAGAA ATTTTAGACCGTACAAAATCTTTGGTAACTGACCATCTTCGACCAGCCGTTCAGACTTTCATGGATCTGAAAGAAGAAACAGAACAGAGAGTTAAAATCATAAGACTGCATACGTCCTACAAGGTCCATTACCTCAGAGTTTATAGCTGGCGTCAGGCTGACAAAGTTATGTCTACTGAaactggaataaatattttgcgaACTGTCGATAATACAACGGTACTTGCTGAATTGATGCTTGACAAATACCTGCCGGCTGCTGAGGACGAGAATTACGAAGCTGAGG AGATGCAATGCTGCGATCATGACAATCTCCATCACACAATTATAAGACTAAGCGAATTCGGGAGCAGAGCTACACGACGTATATATTTCGCGGTAATGGATCGTTTGCAACACATGTACAAAATCGAAATACTCATTGTATTAATTCACGTACTCGTAGTAATACGAGTCATCAAGATTCTCGAAATACCACTTAATCTCATCCTTAAGTTTATCAACGACTGTTTTACGGCATACTGA
- the LOC122415899 gene encoding serpin B10-like: protein MRLHILLGILILYVAASTAQKLSSQAAALERLLEGVNQFSGEFVQAVAKTNRNNFVVSPIGAYLALTDASFGARRHTEDVFNNLLKLTGVPSDMKKMGALMINGLFNSFDKSELRVASGIFVSSEIELNSNFIADTTKYRCRPAQSANFWNPVEATNFINSWSDKCTNGGVRNIIDHNLDRNTQAALFSAVNFKGTPMYRLVPLSASEMVAEGIAFTYENGTTGQLPFKSGFHWVQYGEYPEVGASFIEIPYKSDVFYHNKSMFIIIPKLSSTLAYLEKNFHRISVKKLYERSTRTPLTITLPQFEIKSHLDIGIILKKMGFEHIFDTKKADFSGIFSRKNFCTKNVFIPDIAITRVVQKTSINIDGKGIKYNPPYDDSYFFEFEALSPFYVIVATAGKNPINILTARFTGKE, encoded by the exons ATGCGTTTAC ATATATTGCTGGGGATTCTAATCCTATACGTCGCAGCTTCAACGGCTCAAAAACTATCATCCCAGGCAGCGGCTTTAGAAAGATTACTCGAAGGAGTAAATCAATTCTCAGGCGAATTCGTTCAG GCAGTGGCAAAAACAAACAGAAACAATTTTGTCGTTTCACCTATTGGTGCTTACCTGGCATTGACAGATGCATCTTTCGGAGCACGAAGACATACAGAAGATGTATTCAACAACCTTCTCAAGCTCACCGGTGTACCATcggatatgaaaaaaatgggcgCACTAATGATCAATGGACTCTTTAAT AGTTTCGACAAATCAGAGCTGCGTGTGGCCAGCGGAATATTCGTTTCTTCAGAGATCGAGCTGAATTCTAATTTCATAGCTGACACCACAAAATATAGATGTCGGCCTGCCCAAAGTGCCAATTTTTGGAATCCAGTCGAAGCGACTAACTTCATAAACAGTTGGAGCGACAAATGTACAAATGGAGGTGTTCGAAACATTATAGATC ATAACTTGGACAGAAATACCCAGGCAGCTCTCTTCAGCGCCGTAAACTTCAAAGGGACACCGATGTATCGATTAGTCCCTCTAAGTGCTTCTGAGATGGTTGCAGAAGGAATTGCGTTCACCTATGAAAATGGTACAACTGGGCAATTACCTTTTAAATCGGGATTTCACTGGGTACAGTATGGAGAATATCCGGAAGTGGGAGCTTCTTTCATTGAAATTCCGTACAAG TCCGATGTTTTTTATCACAATAAGAGCATGTTCATCATAATACCAAAACTGAGCTCAACTTTGGCCTATCTTGAAAAGAACTTTCATCGAATTAGCGTGAAGAAGCTTTATGAGCGTAGCACTAGAACACCCTTGACGATTACACTACCACAATTCGAAATTAAAAGTCATCTCGACATCGGAATCATCCTGAAAAAA ATGGGATTTGAGCACATATTCGATACGAAGAAAGCAGATTTTTCAGGAATCTTTTCACGGAAAAATTTCTGTACTAAAAATGTGTTTATCCCTGACATCGCTATAACTCGTGTTGTGCAGAAAACATCTATAAATATAGACGGCAAGGGCATCAAGTACAATCCGCCCTATG ATGAttcctatttttttgaattcgaGGCGTTATCTCCATTCTACGTTATCGTCGCCACAGCAGGCAAGAATCCTATAAATATTCTCACCGCTCGGTTCACCGgcaaagaataa
- the LOC122414501 gene encoding lipid storage droplets surface-binding protein 2-like isoform X4: protein MCSIFGCCDNMENESFEELFKIRSIDRALRIPSVSYLWDKSTKAYGKVKGANVFINWAFDTMENVVGAVIVRTLPVARLMEGPIYNLDKTLCQGLDFVEVKLPIIKEEPKEILDRTKSLVTDHLRPAVQTFMDLKEETEQRVKIIRLHTSYKVHYLRVYSWRQADKVMSTETGINILRTVDNTTVLAELMLDKYLPAAEDENYEAEVVRKTKVTDETSYPSSS from the exons ATGTGCAGCATTTTTGGTTGCTGCGACAACATGGAGAATGAATCGTTTGAAGAGTtgtttaaaatacgatctatcGACAGAGCCCTTCGAATACCGAGTGTCAGTTATCTTTGGGACAAATCAACAAAAGCTTATGGCAAGGTTAAAGGTGCTAATGTATTTATTAATTGGGCCTTTGATACAATGGAAAATGTCGTTGGCGCAGTTATTGTAAGAACTTTACCAGTTGCTCGGCTCATGGAGGGACCCATTTATAATCTTGACAAAACGCTCTGTCAGGGCTTGGATTTTGTTGAGGTTAAACTCCCCATCATCAAGGAAGAACCAAAAGAA ATTTTAGACCGTACAAAATCTTTGGTAACTGACCATCTTCGACCAGCCGTTCAGACTTTCATGGATCTGAAAGAAGAAACAGAACAGAGAGTTAAAATCATAAGACTGCATACGTCCTACAAGGTCCATTACCTCAGAGTTTATAGCTGGCGTCAGGCTGACAAAGTTATGTCTACTGAaactggaataaatattttgcgaACTGTCGATAATACAACGGTACTTGCTGAATTGATGCTTGACAAATACCTGCCGGCTGCTGAGGACGAGAATTACGAAGCTGAGG tggtTCGAAAAACAAAGGTAACTGATGAAACTTCATACCCGAGCAGTTCGTAA
- the LOC122406622 gene encoding uncharacterized protein, which translates to MEKTIYCKNEERCKKIKFCKVNEKMSDSECVTQKIREACENDLLLKKKIENQAIVLQKLIQNQNILCDIEAEEEIIDELEITCIVPLGESLLSCSTIYAIDQDGSLIETQEKISECVEEKEKENQSINSQFKKLKTNDFTEKRSIISSFVGTPTSLPELTPELVQKVNNGGMLLAQKSLTYFWATDLLHRTNGMLSKNDYFNYAKAIVSAYPELSGGDHGCGIVRHQSSTNVRNRRANSERSVMKFGEDKLKIGQNIPTVLRFIKSVLMYME; encoded by the exons atggaaaaaacgatttattgCAAAAACGAAGAGcgatgcaaaaaaattaaattttgcaaagtgaacgaaaaaatgagtgattcCGAATGTGTCACCCAAAAAATCCGCGAAGCTTGTGAAAACGACTTGcttctgaaaaagaaaatcgaaaatcaagcCATCGTGTTACAGAAGCTGattcaaaatcaaaacatTTTATGTGACATCGAAGCAGAGGAAGAAATAATCGATGAATTGGAAATAACCTGCATTGTTCCGTTAGGCGAAAGTCTTCTATCGTGTTCAACGATCTACGCTATCGATCAAGACGGCTCTCTCATTGAAAcccaagaaaaaataagtgaatgtgtggaggagaaagaaaag gAAAACCAATCAATCAACagtcaatttaaaaaactgaaaacaaATGACTTCACTGAAAAAAGAAGCATAATTTCAAGCTTCGTTGGAACGCCAACATCATTGCCAGAACTGACCCCGGAGTTGGTTCAAAAAGTGAACAACGGAGGAATGTTACTTGCTCAAAAGTCATTAACGTATTTTTGGGCAACTGATCTTTTGCATCGCACTAATGGCATGCtgagtaaaaatgattatttcaacTACGCAAAAGCCATTGTTAGTGCTTATCCAGAGCTCAGCGGCGGAGACCATGGATGT GGGATTGTACGACATCAGTCAAGTACAAATGTGCGGAATCGACGTGCTAATTCAGAACGATCTGTAATGAAATTTGGCGAagacaaattgaaaatcggTCAAAATATTCCAACTGTTTTACGATTCATAAAGA gCGTCCTGATGTACATGGAGTAG